A DNA window from Megalobrama amblycephala isolate DHTTF-2021 linkage group LG11, ASM1881202v1, whole genome shotgun sequence contains the following coding sequences:
- the LOC125278905 gene encoding LOW QUALITY PROTEIN: BTB/POZ domain-containing protein 9-like (The sequence of the model RefSeq protein was modified relative to this genomic sequence to represent the inferred CDS: deleted 1 base in 1 codon) yields the protein MSSNSHPLRPLPSVSEIDHVHLLSEQLGSLVSGQEYSDVTFLVEQKRFPAHRVILAARCHYFRALLYGGMKESQPQAEVCLEDTRAEAFGMLLQYLYTGRASLSSAREDVLLDFLGLANRYGLQLLEDSTSEFLRTVLNTQNVCLVFDVATLYSLSALSAACCCYMDRHAPDVLLSDGFMTLSKAALLMVVQRDSFAASEREIFQALSRWCRQNGEGSATQEVMSAVRLPLMTLTEMLNVVRPSGLVSPDDLLDAIKTRSESRDMDLNYRGMLIPEENIATMKYGAQVVKGELKSALLDGDTQNYDLDHGFSRHPIEEDGRAGIQIKLGQAFIINHIRILLWDRDSRSYSYYIEVSMDELDWVRVVDHSKFLCRSWQNLFFSPRVCRYVRIVGTHNTVNKVFHLVAFECMFTNHPFTLEKGLLVPSENVATISACASVIEGVSRCRNALLNGDTRNYDWDSGYTCHQLGSGAIVIQLAQPYIISSLRLLLWDCDERSYSYYIEVSTNQQQWTKVVDRTKLSCRSWQTLMFDKHAAAFIRIVGTHNTANEVFHCVHFECPSQLEGSP from the exons ATGAGCAGCAACAGTCACCCTCTGCGGCCGCTGCCCTCCGTGTCGGAGATCGATCACGTGCACCTGCTGTCCGAGCAGCTGGGCTCGCTGGTGTCGGGACAGGAGTACAGTGACGTCACCTTCCTCGTAGAGCAAAAGCGCTTTCCTGCGCATCGCGTCATTCTCGCGGCACGATGCCACTATTTCAG GGCTCTTCTGTACGGCGGGATGAAGGAGTCGCAGCCGCAGGCCGAGGTGTGTTTGGAGGACACACGTGCCGAAGCCTTCGGGATGCTGCTGCAGTATCTGTACACGGGCAGAGCCAGTCTCAGCTCCGCACGTGAGGATGTTCTGCTGGACTTCCTGGGCCTGGCCAACCGCTACGGCCTGCAGCTGCTGGAGGACTCCACCTCCGAGTTCCTGCGGACGGTGCTCAACACGCAGAACGTGTGTCTGGTGTTCGACGTGGCCACTCTGTACTCGCTGAGCGCCCTCTCCGCCGCCTGCTGCTGCTACATGGACCGGCACGCTCCGGACGTCCTGCTGTCAGACGGGTTCATGACGCTGTCTAAG GCAGCTCTGTTGATGGTCGTTCAGCGAGACTCTTTCGCAGCCAGCGAGCGGGAGATTTTCCAGGCTTTGTCTCGCTGGTGTCGCCAGAATGGCGAAGGGTCGGCCACACAGGAAGTGATGTCAGCTGTGCGTCTGCCGCTCATGACGCTGACGGAGATGCTGAACGTGGTGCGTCCCTCGGGTCTGGTCAGTCCAGATGACCTTCTGGACGCCATCAAGACGCGCTCCGAAAGCCGAGACATGGACCTGAACTACCGCGGCATGCTGA TTCCCGAGGAGAACATCGCCACCATGAAGTACGGCGCTCAGGTGGTCAAAGGCGAGCTG AAGTCGGCGCTACTCGACGGAGACACGCAGAACTACGACCTGGACCACGGCTTTTCCAGACACCCCATTGAGGAGGACGGACGCGCCGGGATCCAGATCAAACTCGGCCAGGCCTTCATCATCAACCACATCCGCATCCTCCTGTGGGACCGAGACAGCCG CTCGTACTCGTATTACATTGAGGTGTCCATGGACGAGCTGGATTGGGTTCGAGTGGTGGATCACTCCAAGTTCCTGTGCCGCTCCTGGCAGAATCTGTTCTTCTCTCCTCGTGTCTGCAG GTACGTGCGGATCGTAGGAACACACAACACCGTCAATAAAGTCTTCCATCTGGTGGCCTTCGAGTGCATGTTCACCAACCATCCGTTCACTCTGGAGAAAGGCCTGCTGG TGCCCAGTGAAAACGTGGCCACCATCTCGGCGTGTGCGAGCGTGATCGAGGGCGTGAGTCGCTGCAGAAACGCCCTCCTGAACGGAGACACGCGCAACTACGACTGGGACTCGGGCTACACGTGTCATCAGCTGGGCTCCGGAGCCATCGTCATTCAGCTGGCCCAGCCCTACATCATCAGCTCACTGCG GCTGTTGCTGTGGGACTGTGACGAACGCTCGTACAGTTACTACATCGAGGTGTCTACTAACCAGCAGCAGTGGACTAAAGTGGTGGACCGCACAAAACTGTCCTGTCG ATCCTGGCAGACGCTCATGTTCGACAAACACGCGGCGGCGTTCATTCGGATCGTGGGAACTCACAACACGGCCAATGAG GTGTTTCACTGTGTGCACTTCGAGTGTCCATCACAGCTGGAGGGCAGCCCGTGA
- the ypel5 gene encoding protein yippee-like 5: MGRIFLDHIGGTRLFSCANCDTILTNRSELISTRFTGATGRAFLFNKVVNLQYSEVQDRVMLTGRHMVRDVSCKNCNSKLGWIYEFATEDSQRYKEGRVILERALVREIEGFEEHVPSDAS, from the exons ATGGGTCGAATCTTCCTGGATCACATTGGAGGGACGCGTCTGTTCTCCTGCGCCAACTGCGACACGATTCTGACCAACCGCTCCGAGCTCATCTCCACACGCTTCACTGGAGCCACCGGACGCGCCTTCCTCTTCAACAAG GTGGTGAACCTGCAGTACAGCGAGGTGCAGGACCGCGTGATGTTGACCGGCAGACACATGGTGAGAGACGTCAGCTGTAAGAACTGCAACAGTAAGCTGGGCTGGATCTACGAGTTCGCTACCGAGGACAGTCAGCGCTACAAGGAGGGCCGCGTGATCCTGGAGCGGGCGCTGGTGCGGGAGATCGAGGGCTTCGAGGAGCACGTGCCGTCAGACGCCTCCTGA